Sequence from the Cervus canadensis isolate Bull #8, Minnesota chromosome 3, ASM1932006v1, whole genome shotgun sequence genome:
CATATCTATTGCTTAGTTATTATTAGGAAAGTTAAACTGCTTTCCAAGGTTATTAATTAACTATTTAAGTAatctataaaatgatttttacaaaattttacaaattttatatttGGTGTTAAATCACTAATTGCAGCATTTTTCATAATTAGTATCCTAtatgaacacaaaaatattaaaaataaaactgaaagtctGCTGCTATGGAAATAAGAATCCTGTAAATTCTGACATTTATAATTTGATGTTcattttattcatgaaaaaaataaatctgattcTCAATCCAGGAGtttagatattttcttctttgttaaaaacaaaggaatttaGAATTATCCTGCTAAGAAATCAGAGAAACTTATATTCAACAAACcaatttgtagtttttaaaaagaaaactataggggagttttctggtggctcagtggttacaATTTCGGCCTTCACTATcctggcccaggttcagtctctggcagAGGAACTGAAATGCCACAAGCTGTgggacacagccaaaaaataaaataagaaacaaaaagaaaagtatacCAAGTAATGTATGCAGTAAGAAGTAATTATTATTTGTAGTATCTTGTGTATCCCTAACCACAAGTCATAGGGAATAAAAAGTGTTGTCTAGACCTGAACTTTCTTGCTGCCATTATGTCTTAGCAAgattccagaatttattgttttcaaaatagTCTGAATGTAACTTAGAAATACTGTCTCATAGAGAGCTAAACAAAGcacataaataaacattaatttaaaaagtaaaagctaTATGGTGACACAGAGAATATATGACTTGAAAGTCATGTAACTATTCAGTAGTGACTGAACCCAAATCATCCAATTTTAAGCCAAAAGAACcctcaaaattttccaaagagAGAAGGCCAGCTATATTCAGTTAGAGGGGGGTTTGCAGAGTTCTAACATCAGCTCTACTACTAACTTTCCTTTCATGTCATTAAACTTCTCTATGCCTTTGTTTCCTCTACTTCATGGTGATATTGTGAGGATACATATAAACAAATACTTCAATTCTCTGGCAGGAAAGCACTATATGTATTCCAGTATGTTAGTAAACTTCTTAGCTCTACCGTAAGTTTCAACTGATGCTACCTTTTCTATGGTTTTAGGTTTAAGCTTCAAACAACATTGCCCGTTTATGTGCACGCCTGCACAACCTTTCAACATGGCTGTCTTTCTAAGAtccttttctccatctttcaAAATGCACAGAAGTGgcacaatattttaatttttatcattatcaaAGTTCTGCCACCCAAAGCTGTGCAGAAAACTTTAGAAATTCACAGCAAGATTTTCTACCACATTACTCTCAACTTCTATGGAAATCCAACTCACAATCCACATATTATTTAGCCAGCTCCATATGCAGCTTAAACACTAGCAGTGGAAGATTATTAAAATGTATACTGACtttcaaaattataaagaataatttcaattataaattaaaaacctagtagacattttttttaaatgtagatcaTTAACATTTCCAAAATAATGGAAGCAGGTAATCAATATTCTGATAATTCAATGATTTGAAACATGCCTTCTGTCTTGTTGAGATACATAATCCAGCCATATTATATATTCAAGACTAAAAAATAGTTTTCCTCAATAAAATGTGTTCAATATTGAAAATAGAAAGTTATTCAGTCTGACACATCTTCGCAACTGAACAACCAAaactaatataaatttaaatattttaagttacttACAtcattgcttttaattcttttgataGAATATCCTAAAAATAATTTAGCTTTGTAACTTATGAAGATACGTAATTAACTTCCTTTACCAATATATTCACCCAATAACTTTAACATGCAGCTGCATATAATACTAAGGTATAGCAATCCACTAAAAGAACACatgttaaaaacagaaacaaccagCTGAAATGAAATACAATGGCACATGACCAGTATGTATCTAATGAGCAAAATGGGTTACCAGAGGTAAAGGCTGAGTAGTAATAACAAAAGTAATGCCTGGGATTAAAtcttaacatattttttaaaatagcaatggaattttaaagaatatttgtaGGGTATAACAACCTTAAATCaagttttattgatattttgaacgaatgaatgaaatgaatgaatacctgaatgaaatgaatgaatacctGAATGAATGACTGCTGCAGTCATAATAATGTTTAACACCTTGAGATGTTCACAAAAATTTGGAATACACAGAGAAAATGACTTGAATACAAACAAACTAGTTGAAATTCAATGTGGTTCACAGTAAAGATGCAAAGGCTTTCTATTTGTAGAACAAAGAATCTCAACCTAAAACATATATAcaactaaaatattttcaagtgcaattaTCCAAggctttaaaaagaatacatacatttTACTATGTAATTCTTTCttaccccctccccctgccacctccctatattttttaatgtttggcaTAAGTGAACAACAAACCAGAAaggaatatgcatttttaaagactGATTTACTCATGTTCTTTTAAGAGCAACACACAACCATTTATAAATATAGCCTTTTAAAAAAGCATCCTTATATAAAACAGTGGGGGATGAAAAATCCCTGCTATACATATGAAGCACAATTTAAGCCCAATACAACTGACCAATCAAAATTAGTGAATGCACTGCATCTCTCTGCAGTGGAGAGAAGCGACAAGGTAGGCTGTCATTCTGCAAAAGCTGCCCAGAACAGGCTTTCCTCTGAAAAGCAGTGCCATTCCTTTTTAGAAAGACTGAATCTAAGTGTTGTCTCTGGAGACAAGAAGCCTTCAGTATGTTAAATTACTTTCATTATGTATTTTCAGATGCTTATTGATTCCACAGTAGGAAGAGGGAGAGACTGCAGCAGCCTCCCAGCAGCACTACTTGTTCCATACATTAGCAGTACTGCTGAGACAATGGCACAGTCCAGACACATATTTTCATTAAGGTCTCTTCCGAAGAGGTGTTTATGACCCTCTTTCCCCGTCCTCTACCAACCAGTGAACAAAATGAATCAATCAAAACTGGAAACGCTTCAACTACATCAAGAATCTTTCAAATCTTTAGCAGAGGTAAGCTGTGCTCCTTATTATAGTATTCGGCTGCTTTTGAACCAGCATAGTGGGgtaaaattactttgaaaaatttcagcctaaattttaagagtttatttgcttAATTCTACTTATTGCTAAACATGTATCTTTTAGATCTATTTAAGATATGGtatgttttaaatgtaattttttaggATGGTATGTTAAATATAAAGAATAGTCTTTGTTGAATCACGATGAAGATACCAGCTTTTTAAGTTACTTCAGACTACTAAATATCCTAATGTCATTACTAGTCTTTCTCAAGTGTTCAAAAAATTATCATATttcttgaaagagaaataaagaggtTTATTATTTAGCTATTGTTACTCAATTTTAGGTTAAGTTTATTACTGGGCATGTTcactgaaaattatttaatttgcaGCTACATTTTATATCACCCTTTATATTTCAACCACATGAACAGTTCATCAAGGAAATTTATAGTATTTATCATGCAATTTGTTTTAACCAGTTAAAATTCAAACCCTGTGCTAATAATTAAACAAGCTATAATATTTTACAGCAGGAAATACTGTTAAATTAttataaagacaaaaaggaaTGACAGTACTTTCACTGTATGCTAATTGCTCATAATCTCTGAAAATAAACGTTAACTTCTAAAATGAGAGCagaaattggtttaaaaaaatacaatgtctGTAATATTAACTCTGTTACTGAATAACATAATATTTAGTCTTCGTTAGGAagagagaatatttttatttaaagaaacctTTAAATTTATGCATAAGCTATGGCTCTAATAATACATACAGTTTCCTTACTTTGATAACAAAtactgtgtatggtgttaaataAGCACAACTAAAGTAACTTTCAATTAATTGAAAATTATTAGGAACCCTATTGCTtaactacttttttctttttcacaaggGCTCAAAGCAGCTAATTCAGTATTTACAACTGACAATATGAAGAATGCATCTGATCCATCATCTCCCTAGCTGTCTGAACCATAAACTGCAGGATATTCTTGCAACACATGATTTTAAGACATTAAGGAGTTAAAACCGGAGGATAGAGGTCTACAGGACTGCTGGGATTATAACAcatcaataataataatcctAAGAAGATGCCATATAAAATagccacaaaatgaaaagcaatttaactgaaaaaccttgaaaacaaaatggtgaGCATTTTTAAAGGAGAATTTTATACTATAACATTACCAGAATCGTGGAGCCACCAATTCTTGAAGAAACAATGAAACATGGATTGCCAAAAGAAATGACATACATTACCAGCAAGCTAATGAAGCTTTACCAAGTAGTTTTCTGCATTAAATATTCAGATATTCATATCAATTAATATTACTAAAGAATTTTTCCATCTGAGTTTCATGACCAATTATGTGTCCTCTTCtaatgaaaacaaaccaaattaAATAGCAGATGGTTTTTATCAAGAGAACATGGACTGGACTTACAAAGCAAGTTATGTGACCAAGAAATCATTTCAAAGTAATGAGGACTGCTATAGAAACAGATTTACATTTGTAACAAAAGGATGTCTAAAAACATTTTAGAAGCTAGAAACtttatgtttcctttttgttttcacatgttctggaaaataaagaaacatcatCATAAACTCTCTCAATGGAAAACATAACGCCTACCATTTGAGGAAGTTTCTCTCGGTTGTGACTTTTTAAGGTAAAACAAACACAAGTGTTTTGTACTGGTCTTTAGAAATCCATCAGCCAACTAAATCTTACAATTCATGCAGCTGAAGtactgaagagaaaaatgaaagaattcctACAAGACATGAAATAAAACACAGCTACTTCACTGTtgtcaggtaaaaaaaaaaatcatgtccaaATCTGTCAATGACATCATGTTATCATATTGTGGAAAACTGCTATAGTGAGCCAAAAGGCCCATAAGGCAACAACAAACAGGTAGGTCAGAAGATGCATGCAGCCCACAGCACTGTTTAACATTTACAAGAGAAAAGAATCTTGATCTACAGTTCTATGTATTTCCCTCAGTTATTGTCTAAAATTGACACTTCTAAATGCTGTGACAAAGATCTGATGTTTTAATCTGTCAGTTCTGAAAATCTGGCACactttaaaatttctcatttttataggaTTTCAATGCTGGCTAAGACTTTCACTTACTCAAATATATGCCTTTAGTAATACTTTATATCAAGCTCAAAAGAAATTAATAATGTTATCAGCATTTGTATTTCTGAAATACTACCTctaaaataatatgcataaatAAAACTGTATTCTAAAACTTGTCAAAGGTTACAAGTGAAAAGCTAACATAAGTTCTGAAAATTGTTAGCTTTTATAATTTGTTATGATTTTGCAGGCAAAATGCTGTATTTGAAATGTGAAATATAGTTGGttgtatcatttatattttaatatacaaattACTGACATTTTAGCCCAGCAAATCAGACATTACTTTTATAAATTACTCTAAACTTctatattaaaacataaatatgcaTGAATTagcaagagttgtttttttttcttaattttcctcaAAATGATATATACTGGGTGATTTATACAAAAGGTTTCATAGGGAATGTGTAAATTTAATAGATTCCTCAGAAAATGGGCTTCAGATACTCCTTCTTCCCTAAAATTtcatcttttgtttaaaaaaaatctgcttaatAAAATCAATTGATATATTCTTTTAAACCATCACAAAAATGGCTATTTCTTAAGTGAtattaaatttccattttctccttctacATGATATGAAAGGGTGTGGTCACAaaataaatcattcattcataGGAGTGATTAGTGCTCTTTTACCAAGGTTTGTggtgttttatttcaaaatactgtcccttttcttccaatttttgcTCGTTGTAAAGTTCAATGAGCACTTTCACtgcaaaatatgaaatatttgtcattttcctaCTTCGGTGGGAAAAAACTCCAGATATCCCCAAGCACACTGTAGACTTCTGAATATGAATTTCAATCAGGAAAAGGACAAAGTGATTTAAAACAAACTAGGGCTCTGTgccatttatcattttaaatgaacatttGTCCTGTTCACTTGAAATCTCATGGGAATAATTACACCTACACTAATTGTGCCACAACATGTTAAAACAGCATTTATTTTCCACCTACTcacaacatttaaaattaaatcttaaaacaCTGGGCTAAAATTACTTTTGCATACTGGGTAGTTTTATTATACAAAAATACACTGTATATCAAATAATAACCTTGAAAAACCCTAATAAGGAAAACCTTTTTagtttattaaataatttcaaacCATATAGAAGCAATCCCCAATAGTTATTTCTTCAAATGGGCCAATTTCCTTTTACATCAAAACAATGTAATCTTGATGTTTCTACATTTTCCATTAAcagtttataaatttaaaaattaaactaagtacacaataaaaaattttttcacaaTGAGCACAGGTTTTGTACGTCATTTAAATTGCTGAATATCAAATAGTTTATTCTATTTCACTTTCTAGGGGAAAAACAGCTGCTCCAAAAGAATgtgtttttctcccattctggaaaTCAACATGCAGTCTGAATCTAACATTACAGTGCGAGATGACATTGATGACATCAACACCAATATGTACCAACCACTATCATATCCATTAAGCTTTCAAGTGTCTCTCACCGGATTTCTTATGTTAGAAATTGTGTTGGGACTTGGCAGCAACCTCACCGTACTGGTACTTTACTGCATGAAATCCAACTTAATCAACTCTGTCAGTAACATTATAACAATGAATCTTCATGTACTTGATGTGATCATTTGTGTGGGATGCATTCCTCTAACGATAGTTATCCTTCTGCTTTCACTGGAGAGTAACACGGCTCTCATCTGCTGTTTCCATGAGGCCTGTGTATCTTTTGCAAGTGTCTCAACAGCAATCAACGTTTTCGCTATCACTTTGGACAGATACGACATCTCTGTAAAGCCTGCAAACCGAATTCTGACAATGGGCAGAGCTGCAATGCTAATGATATccatttggattttttcttttttctccttcctgattCCCTTTATTGAGGTAAATTTTTTCAGCCTTCAAAGTGGAAATACATGGGAAAACAAGACACTTTTGTGTGTCAGCACAAATGAGTACTACACTGAACTGGGAATGTATTATCACCTGCTAGTACAGATTCCAATCTTCTTTTTCACTGTCATAGTGATGTTAATCACATACAGCAAAATACTTCAGGCTCTCAATATTCGAATAGGCACAAGATTCTCAACAGGGcagaagaagaaagcaagaaagaaaaagacaatttctCTAACCACACAACACGAGACTACAGACATGTCACAGGGCAGTGGTGGGAGAAATGTAGTCTTTGGTGTTAGAACTTCAGTGTCTGTAATAATTGCTCTCCGGCGAGCTATGAAACGACACCGTGAACGACGAGAAAGGCAAAAAAGAGTCTTCAAGATGTCTTTATTGATTATTTCTACATTTCTTCTCTGCTGGACAccaatttctgttttaaataccACCATTTTATGTTTAGGCCCAAGTGACCTTTTAGTAAAATTAAGGTTGTGTTTTCTAGTCATGGGTTATGGAACAACTATATTTCACCCTCTATTATATGCATTTACTAGACAAAAATTTCAAAAggtcttaaaaagtaaaatgaaaaagcgAGTTGTTTCCATAGTAGAAGCTGATCCCATGCCTAATAATGCTGTAATACACAACTCTTGGATAGatcctaaaagaaacaaaaaaatcacctttgaagatagtgaaataagagaaaaatgtttaGTACCTCAGGTTGTCACAGACTAGGGAAAGTCTAAGTTTCACCAAACCcacattcaaaatttttaaattgtaaaaaatgAATTACTGCCAAatataagaaaaacaatttaagtATAGGTTATGTTGTAAACTTTCAATGTAAATGTCAAGATTAAATTAGGTCATATATATTCAATTTCTTCATTACTTAATGTATCTGTTGCATGGCAGTTTGTTAAGGTAATATCATGTGTATATTTTGTCAATATTATGTCCATCAGAAGATATTCATGTAAGTCATATTTtctaaagaataaatacatagcCTTAAAACActgtataactttaaaatataactgaCACAGATATCCTTGCATTTTTTTATAAAGTGTATTGTTTCTAAGCCACAAgctatagatatatttatatgttaataaCTGGAATAGCAGTTTTAACGTAGAAACCAAAATTATGGGTTCCAAACAATCAAAACAACCCAGGATTTTCTATACTGCTATATTATGTTTTCTAACATAGTCTACTTGCTATAATGTTTGATGCATCAAAAATAATGACCTATATATGAAACTTTATCCTTTTTGGAATGTAGGAAATTGCAGGATTTATtaggattttaaaattcaaaaagcaaaaaacaaaacaactctgtATATGTAATCAAGACAGGGAAACTTTTGAAATTTAAGTTTATTATGAAgaaaagtttgattttttaaGATCAAGGGCACTATACCTACAATATACAAACAAACTGACaataaaaaggaggaagaaaagcaaagcttctttcttccttcctcacttTGGTTGAGTTAAACAAAATGCTCTGGATTAATACAGTATACAGGCAAAAACCAGTACATTAAAATAAACTGACATCCTAATTTTATATTCAAGTTGGACTTTTTGTATAACAGAAATTAACTACTGAAATCTGAATTctaggaaagggggaaaaaagactttATGTCATTATAGAAAAGTCACCTACTtataattttagatacatagcAACTTTAGAGTAATAAAATTTATACAATGTTCCTACACTATCAGAGCTCCCAAGTGTTTCAAAATACCCTAGTTCTTTTCAACTCTGAAAATCATTAAAGTGGCAATAAATCTTGCAAATGTTTTTTACTCTACAACACATAAACTTAAAGCATTTGCCTCCAATCCTCAATTCATATTAGGAAACTATGAAATTACTAATCCCAACTATAGATACCAGGTTTGACAATCTTATATCAAACAAGGATTTTCCAATTGTTATAATCTAATAATCTATCAGTAAGTGCTAATTATCACTGTATATGAAAACTAGCAATAAGTTATTTAACATAGGCAAATATAGGCAAATACTTGCTACCTTGTAATTGGTTAACTGGAcaattctttattctgttttttcatACTGTATTCACTAAATCAAGTAGcaactcatttttaaataaaaaaattttgtcaAACAATTCAATAATAATCTCTCATTGAAAGAAACTGTTTTCATCAGGTGGTcttctataattaaaaattaaatgttggactgttaaggaaaaaaacagtaataCACCACTTTtgtgtaaataaatgaaattcacCCAATCTAGTTTACTGAACTATCTTATACACTGGGGAAATGAGCACCATGCAATAGCCTGAATTCACTGAGATTACATGAGAAATTTAATAGTGATATATTTCTGATAATAATTTTGACATAATGTCAAATCTTAGCAAAGGAACAGTTTCCTTCTGCCTTACTTTGTACTCTTTAATAGAATTAACGAAATATCTCAATTTGACAATATGAAGCATAAACAAGTAGGGCTAATATCTTGAAACTCTAAAGAGATATCAGGATTTCATAAAGACATCAAGAAAATTTTTGTTAGATAAGTATATCTAGCACAGAGTATCTCCTAAcatactctttaaaatttttaaactaattttatacTTGGATTTCTgagcataaatattttaatatcgaGTTTTTAATCTAAGtgaaaatcagattatttttgaagttttcatattaagaaaaaccctttatgttttaaatatttttcatcttcaaGTCTATAAACATGCCAAAAAAACTCAGTTAAAAACCATTTTCTAATAAATCTGTCTAAACTGCCTTATTGCCTTCTTGTTCTCTGTAAtaagaaaactaacaaaataagaaatacacaGCAAATATTATAATGTTTCTCTCTAAACTACTACTATTTCTATACTTGACACAAGAACAACTAACAAGCATTTCTGCCCACCTGTATTAATCTTTCAGATATATAGAAGTATACCCAATGATCTATAATCAAGAATATTCATATTTACCAGATAACCTCTGATAGCTTGTTAGTGTTAAATAATATGTGACTTGTAAACTACAATAATATTTATGTtaaaacttcagtttttaaaaacaagtcacaAATATGTTTGCAACAGCTGATTTcagcttaaaaagaaagaatgagaagctTAGACAacctttttttaaatgcttattcaaCGAAAAggtgaattatttttattcttcttacaATGGCTCTTACCATAACAAGtaaattttttactttacttcaaataattttatttttaaaaacattaatgcaAATTTTTCATGTTAGAATGAAGTTTTAAATGCAAAAGCAATAAAGGTAACAATAAATTCAATATGGGATCttcttaaaatcaatttttttttacccaCCTGCCACAAATCACATTCACAGATACCAATTTCTATAGAGTTAACtgtgttagtttttaaaaactacagaaacaactattattttaaaaactaactaAAGAAGAGCACTCAACAAGATATGGAACTACTGCTTTTTGATTTGTTTCCTAATTTAAGGTCATTGTTTTTCTACCAACTTGTACCCAACAGATGttcaaacatattaaaaaagaattaacaataatgctttaattaaaaatgcCATTCATAATAATTCTGTACTTTTTACTCATGATAAGTCAATTTTTAGGTATGTGGTCTGTTTTTTTAATCCCCCAAATAAAGTTATAGCAAAAATCAGCTCTCTGgacattaaaaaatcaaactcGTGAGATTTCACTGAGATTAGACTTTTAAATGCAAAAACCTAAAAGTATATGAAAGCAAGTGCTTTATTTGTAGGGCTTTCTTCAACATAGTAACTTCAAGACTACTTTCCAAAGCCAATAAAACTTTtggctttattatattttatgactATACATTCAAGTAAGCTTTGTAATTCAATTAACATTTGAATCCTTACAAAGTAGAAGGCATTATGGAAGATACTTATATGGCAGAAACTTATGTATTACCCTCAGAGCTTAAAATATAGAATCAAGGTAGTAAAAAGTATGAAAAACctataaaaaaatcagaatgtgGTATTTTAAAAGAGTCAAATTCTTAATAAGAAAAGAGCTATGTTGGATTTAAGAACAGTATAAATAAAAGGATTGTTGAGGAAAGCTACTAAAGCATATTCTGGAAACAGAAAATACAGTTCCCTGTAGAAGAAAAGTAATACAGCAGTGAGAACTTATCTGGTAAGTTAAATTAGAACCAAAAGATAGAGGTCTTCAATGCCAGCAGAGAAATCTGAGCAGGGGAATAATGCATTAGGCAGTGAGCTACAAAAACCAAACGACGACAACAAAAAGCACTGTGCAGAAGAGCTGATCAAGACACAGCAACGGGAAACCGGAAAACCAAACGGCCAGGTAAAACAGCGGGTAGGG
This genomic interval carries:
- the GPR22 gene encoding G-protein coupled receptor 22 — protein: MCFSPILEINMQSESNITVRDDIDDINTNMYQPLSYPLSFQVSLTGFLMLEIVLGLGSNLTVLVLYCMKSNLINSVSNIITMNLHVLDVIICVGCIPLTIVILLLSLESNTALICCFHEACVSFASVSTAINVFAITLDRYDISVKPANRILTMGRAAMLMISIWIFSFFSFLIPFIEVNFFSLQSGNTWENKTLLCVSTNEYYTELGMYYHLLVQIPIFFFTVIVMLITYSKILQALNIRIGTRFSTGQKKKARKKKTISLTTQHETTDMSQGSGGRNVVFGVRTSVSVIIALRRAMKRHRERRERQKRVFKMSLLIISTFLLCWTPISVLNTTILCLGPSDLLVKLRLCFLVMGYGTTIFHPLLYAFTRQKFQKVLKSKMKKRVVSIVEADPMPNNAVIHNSWIDPKRNKKITFEDSEIREKCLVPQVVTD